In Sparus aurata chromosome 2, fSpaAur1.1, whole genome shotgun sequence, a single genomic region encodes these proteins:
- the LOC115572012 gene encoding piggyBac transposable element-derived protein 3-like has protein sequence MAAYVDRDTGHEEISTSTFYGTRKREVASVVLPPDGSYSNEGTSEDEEDDLYTEGQCQDSSSSSDQFSDSSSDDEAEEGANQSKSGRMFSAPDELSTPLTYFSKFFDEDVFEAIAHQTNLYSCQLIEGSINTNASEIKAFIGMKLMMGVVKMPAVENYWATDTRYDKIADVMPLKRYKCLSRMLHFQDNMSSDSSEDRLVKVRPVLDHMRGKCMDIESENQFSTDEMMVPYKGKKAGSLRQYLRSKPKKWGFKISVRAGVSGFVYDFMVYTGKSTFDGSTPDKEFGLGGNVVLQLCRTIRNPSNCVVYFDNFFTSLRLITHLKESMGLRSLDNDAKLAVVKWADSKTVTLVSSCASVNPVGQVRRYSKEEKKKISVPCPKIVSEYNTHMGGVDLADTMIALYRTPAKSHRWYLAIFWQMVDIAVNNAWLLHRRDAAPLGQKRHCLKNFRLDVAKGLIYPEKQKRGRPSKGNETTHHQE, from the exons ATGGCAGCCTACGTGGACAGAGACACTGGCCACGAG GAAATTTCTACCAGTACTTTCTATGGtacaagaaagagagaggtggCATCTGTTGTGTTGCCACCTGATGGTTCATATTCAAATGAGGGAACCAGtgaagatgaggaagatgaTTTGTACACAGAGGGCCAGTGtcaggacagcagcagcagcagtgaccaGTTCAGTGATAGCTCAAGTGATGATGAGGCAGAAGAGGGAGCAAACCAGAGTAAAAGTGGGAGGATGTTCAG TGCACCAGATGAGCTATCCACTCCACTAACATACTTCTCCAAATTCTTTGACGAGGACGTCTTTGAGGCCATTGCTCACCAGACGAACTTGTATTCATGTCAGCTCATTGAAGGCAGCATCAACACTAATGCCTCTGAAATCAAAGCATTCATTGGAATGAAGTTGATGATGGGTGTCGTGAAAATGCCTGCAGTAGAAAACTACTGGGCAACAGATACTAGATATGACAAAATAGCAGATGTCATGCCACTCAAGAGGTATAAATGTTTGTCCAGGATGCTCCACTTTCAAGACAACATGAGCTCTGATTCCAGTGAAGATCGCCTGGTCAAAGTAAGGCCTGTACTTGACCACATGAGGGGGAAGTGTATGGACATTGAGAGTGAAAACCAATTCTCAACTGATGAAATGATGGTTCCTTACAAAGGCAAAAAAGCTGGAAGTCTGCGGCAGTATCTACGCAGCAAACCCAAGAAATGGGGTTTCAAGATCTCTGTGCGAGCTGGTGTGTCTGGCTTTGTGTATGACTTCATGGTTTACACAGGGAAGTCTACATTTGATGGTTCTACTCCAGACAAAGAGTTTGGGTTAGGTGGAAATGTTGTTCTGCAGCTGTGCAGAACTATCAGAAACCCCTCCAACTGCGTTGTCTACTTTGACAACTTTTTCACATCCCTGAGACTGATAACTCATCTAAAGGAGTCTATGGGACTCAGAAGTTTGG ACAACGATGCAAAGCTTGCTGTGGTCAAATGGGCAGACAGCAAAACTGTCACCTTGGTGAGCTCCTGCGCTTCTGTCAACCCTGTTGGCCAAGTGAGACGCTACtccaaagaggaaaagaagaaaataagtgTGCCATGCCCGAAGATTGTATCTGAGTACAACACTCACATGGGAGGAGTAGATTTGGCTGATACGATGATTGCCCTGTATCGCACTCCAGCCAAATCCCATCGATGGTACCTGGCCATATTTTGGCAGATGGTTGACATTGCTGTCAATAATGCCTGGCTTCTCCATCGTCGTGATGCAGCCCCACTGGGTCAGAAACGCCATTGTCTGAAGAACTTTAGGTTGGATGTTGCCAAAGGACTCATCTACCctgaaaagcaaaaaagggGTCGCCCCTCCAAAGGAAACGAAACAACACACCACCAAGAGTAA
- the LOC115572008 gene encoding extracellular calcium-sensing receptor-like — protein sequence MIGGIFPVSKKDLSATWTFETEPTRVKCEGFYMRAFRWTQVMIFAIEEINNDPAVLPNISLGYRILNSCASPTNAVRAALTLASRPEEIDLDSPCPPAMSALIAEGGSSQSLAVAGALGPFHVPIVSYFSTCACLSNRAKYPSFFRTIPSDYFQAKALAALVKRFGWQWIGAIQSDNDYGRNGILAFIQEVKKLGVCVAFVGTVLRTYSKDKILDVVEMIKKSTVRVILAFIPEGDFYPLMEEVVKQNITGIQWIGSEAWITGSQSSTPEIYQAFGGALGFVVQKMAIPNLKPFLTNISPYTDPSAVFVRDFWEIMVTDQLQRVNFRNQFGDDVFFDVNGDPPASYDIINWQLTDGQVPTSVCSNYCPAGTRKAQIKGKPSCCFDCITCADGTIANSTADCTPCPREYWSNESKDECIPKMTEFLTYHEPMGIAITIVSLLGASLTLATMIVFLHYRETPVIKASNSELSCFLLFSLFLCFLCPLTFLGRPTLWTCMLRHTAFGVTFALCISCVLGKTIIVVTAFKATIPGNKFAGQFGPAQQRIIVCFCTLIQIVICVLWLNLKPPFPDMVFKYSNKKIILECNTGSEAAFYAVLGYIGILAIICLVLAFLGRKLPDNFNEAKFITFSMLIFCAVWITFIPAYVSSPGKFTVAVEIFAILSSAIGLLLSIFAPKCFIILIKPEKNTKKHVMGKTLNKKI from the exons ATGATTGGGGGGATTTTCCCAGTTTCCAAAAAGGATTTAAGTGCAACTTGGACTTTCGAGACTGAGCCGACCCGAGTTAAGTGTGAAGG attttacaTGAGAGCTTTTCGGTGGACCCAGGTGATGATATTTGCAATTGAAGAAATCAACAATGATCCTGCTGTCTTGCCAAACATATCTCTTGGCTATAGGATCCTTAACTCGTGTGCATCTCCTACAAACGCTGTTCGTGCTGCACTAACACTGGCTAGTAGACCAGAGGAGATAGATTTGGATTCCCCATGTCCTCCGGCTATGTCTGCCCTGATAGCAGAGGGAGGATCATCTCAGTCTTTAGCAGTGGCTGGAGCTCTTGGACCATTTCATGTGCCAATA GTAAGTTACTTCTCAACATGTGCCTGCCTGAGTAACAGAGCTAAATATCCTTCATTTTTTCGGACAATCCCCAGTGACTACTTTCAGGCAAAAGCTTTGGCAGCACTTGTCAAGCGTTTTGGTTGGCAGTGGATTGGGGCCATACAGTCAGACAATGATTATGGGCGAAATGGGATCCTGGCGTTTATTCAGGAGGTTAAAAAGCTGGGGGTTTGTGTCGCATTTGTTGGGACAGTTCTACGTACATACTCTAAGGATAAGATCCTGGATGTTGTGGAAATGATCAAGAAGTCGACTGTCAGAGTCATCCTGGCTTTTATTCCAGAGGGTGACTTTTATCCTTTGATGGAAGAGGTGGTGAAACAGAACATTACAGGAATTCAGTGGATTGGCAGTGAGGCCTGGATAACAGGAAGTCAATCCTCTACACCTGAGATCTACCAAGCTTTTGGTGGAGCCCTAGGATTTGTGGTGCAGAAAATGGCTATTCCAAATTTAAAACCATTTCTTACAAACATTAGCCCTTATACTGATCCAAGTGCAGTCTTTGTGAGGGATTTTTGGGAGATTATG gTCACTGATCAACTACAAAGGGTGAATTTCAGGAAtcagtttggtgatgatgtgttttttgatgtCAATGGTGACCCTCCTGCCTCTTATGATATTATTAACTGGCAGCTGACAGACGGGCAA gttcCAACATCGGTGTGCTCTAATTATTGTCCAGCAGGAACCAGAAAAGCTCAAATAAAGGGAAAACCCTCCTGCTGTTTTGACTGTATCACATGTGCTGATGGAACTATAGCCAACTCAACAG CTGACTGCACACCCTGTCCACGGGAATACTGGTCCAATGAAAGTAAAGATGAGTGCATTCCTAAAATGACTGAATTCCTAACATATCACGAGCCGATGGGAATAGCTATCACAATTGTATCCCTGCTAGGGGCCTCTCTGACTCTGGCTACAATGATTGTATTTCTTCACTACAGAGAAACTCCTGTGATCAAGGCCAGCAACTCTGAGCTCAgctgtttccttttgttttcactgtttttgtgttttctctgtccCCTCACTTTCCTCGGCAGACCTACACTCTGGACATGCATGCTGCGCCACACAGCTTTCGGTGTGACATTTGCGCTTTGCATTTCCTGTGTTTTGGGAAAAACTATTATTGTTGTTACGGCTTTCAAAGCCACAATTCCTGGCAACAAATTTGCAGGACAGTTTGGTCCTGCACAGCAAAGGATCATAGTTTGCTTCTGCACTTTGATTCAGATAGTGATATGTGTGTTGTGGCTCAATTTAAAACCTCCTTTCCCAGATATGGTTTTCAAATACAGCAATAAGAAGATAATTTTAGAATGTAACACAGGCTCAGAAGCTGCTTTCTATGCAGTTCTTGGGTACATAGGAATCCTTGCAATAATATGTTTGGTCCTGGCATTTCTAGGAAGAAAGTTGCCTGATAACTTTAATGAAGCCAAATTTATAACATTCAGTATGCTGATATTCTGTGCTGTTTGGATTACTTTTATCCCAGCATATGTCAGCTCCCCTGGAAAGTTCACTGTAGCTGTTGAAATATTTGCAATTTTGTCTTCAGCAATTGGTTTATTACTTAGCATTTTTGCACCTAAATGTTTCATAATATTGATCAAGCCAGAGAAAAATACCAAGAAACATGTCATGGGAAAAACtcttaacaaaaaaatatga